Below is a genomic region from Enterobacter hormaechei subsp. xiangfangensis.
TAAGGAATGGTTAATCGATGCGGAGGCGGGATTACCAGCGGGCCGGTTTATCCGCGTTGAGATTTTGCAGAACGGCTTGCAGCGAGGCGCCGTCAGGGAAGGTGAGATCGGGCGCGACTTCAAACAGCGGCCAGAGCATAAACCCGCGGTTTTTCATGTCGTAATGCGGAACGGTGAGGCGTTCGGTGTTAATCACCTCGTGGCCGAAAAGCATAATATCGAGATCGAGGGTGCGCGGTCCCCAGCGTTCGGCTTTGCGGACGCGACCCTGCTGTAGCTCAATACGCTGGGTATTATCCAGCAGCGTTTCTGCGTCAAGGGTAGTTTCCAGCACCACGGCGGCGTTCAGATAATCAGGCTGATCCTGCGGGCCGAGCGGCGGCGTACGGTAAAATGAGGACAGCGCGACGATGCGGCTTTGCGGGATCTCCCCCAGCGCCTGCACGGCAGCGTTAACCTGCTCCAGCGGAGAGGCCAGATTGCTGCCGATGGCGATATACGCAAGGGTCATGCCGTGCCTTCACGACGCGGTGCGCGTTTGCGCGGGCGACGGTGACGACGGCGCGGTGCCGGCTCATCATCGAGATCCGTAAGCATATCTTTCTGCTCTGGTGGTGCAGAGACCTGAAATTCTCCCCACCACTGCGCCAGGCGCTGTAGCTCCTGGTTTCTTTCGACTTCAGCACGCAGAGAGAGCAAATCGAACGCGGCGCGGAACTTAGGATGCTCCATCAGCTTCCAGGCGCGTTTACCCTGACGGCGGGACATACGCAGCTGAAGCTGCCAGATATCACGCACCAGCGTGGTAATACGTTTCGGGATCGCCAGTGTGCGACAGCCTTCGTCCAGCACGTCGTTTGCCGCCAGCGCGAACGCATCATAATAGGCGAGACCACTCTCCTGAGTGATGCGCTGCGCCGTTTCCAGCAGCGGATACCAGAACATGGCCGCGAACAGGAACGCCGGATTCACGCGCATATCGTTATGAATACGGGTATCTGTGTTCTTCAGCACCTGTGCAATCATCCGCTCCATTGCGCTGTCACCGTTTTCGGTGAAGTAGCGGGTAATGGTCGGGAACAGCGGCTGGAACAGGTTGTATTCACGCAGCAAATTGTAGGTTTCAAACCCGTAGCCTGCCTGGAGCAGCTTTAACGACTCCTCAAACAGACGGGCAGGGGGGACGTCGTTAATCAGCGTCGCCAGGCGCGGGATCGGCTCTGCGGTTTCCGGACTGATACGCATGTTCAGCTTGGCGGCGAAACGCACGGCGCGCAGCATTCGGACCGGATCTTCGCGATAGCGCGTTTCCGGCGTACCGATCAGGCGAATCAGGCCGTCTTTCAGATCCTGCATACCGCCGACGTAATCGCGCACGGTAAAATCCGCCACGCTGTAGTAAAGGCTGTTGATGGTGAAATCGCGACGCTGAGCATCTTCTTCAATAGAGCCGAAGATGTTGTCGCGCAGCAGCATGCCATTTTGGCCGCGCTGGGAAGTCGTGCGATCGTTGACGCCCGCTTCGTGGTGACCGCGGAAGGTCGCCACTTCAATGATTTCTGGTCCAAACATCACGTGCGCCAGACGGAAACGGCGGCCAACCAGACGGCAGTTGCGGAATAATTTACGCACCTGCTCAGGCGTGGCGCTGGTCGTCACGTCGAAATCTTTTGGTTTTTTGCCCAGCAGTAAATCGCGCACCCCGCCGCCGACGAGATAGGCCTCGTAGCCTGCTTTATTCAGACGATAGAGCACCTTGAGGGCATTTTCACTGATATCTTTGCGGGAAATATTGTGCTGCTCACGCGGAATGACCGACATGTGTGGCTGTGCAATAGCGTCGTTCGCCATGCTCTCTTCGCGGCTCAGCACTTTACGGCAAAAATTAGCGACTCGGGTAAAAATAGTACACCTCGTAGTGTGTTTTGTTATCAAAAAAGCGGCTAATCATAGCTCAGCGCAACGCATTTGAGAATGCTGGATTTTTGGCACGGCCATAAGCGCCCAGTCAGCTATGGCCGTTTTCAGCAATTCATCCAGACTCAGATCCTGCCATTCCTGCGTTACATTCTGGTTGAGAAATCGCAGCGCGTCGATCAAAACCGGGCGCGGATCGCCGTCAGGCAGCGCCGGGGCATGATTCTGTTTCGACAGCTTATTTCCCTGTTCATTGACCGCCAGCGGCAGATGGATGTAATCCGGCACCGTCCAGCCAAACTGCTGGTAAAGCGATATTTGCCGCACGGTAGGCTCAACCAGATCCGCCCCGCGCACGATTTCCGTAACGCCCTGGAAATGGTCATCGACAACCACCGCCAGGTTATAGGCAAACAAACCATCACGACGGTGAATAATAAAATCTTCACGCGCCAGGCGTTCATCCGCCTGAATGGTTCCTGAGAGAACGTCGGTAAACTGCGTCACCGGAGAACGCTGTATCAGCCGTACGGCAGCATTCTCAGGACCGTTGTGCCGCGTACGACAGTGGCCGTCGTAAACGCCACCCACGCTTTGAATTCGCGCCCGCGTGCAGGTGCAGTTATAGGAAAGGCCCTGTTCAGCAAGCCACGCCAGACGTTCACGGTAGGCATCATGGCGTTGAGACTGCCAGAGTACGTCGCCGTCCCAGTGAAGACCGTAATGTTCCAGCTGACGCAGAAT
It encodes:
- the gluQRS gene encoding tRNA glutamyl-Q(34) synthetase GluQRS — translated: MSESHYIGRFAPSPSGELHFGSLIAALGSYLQARARQGQWLVRIEDIDPPREVPGAAETILRQLEHYGLHWDGDVLWQSQRHDAYRERLAWLAEQGLSYNCTCTRARIQSVGGVYDGHCRTRHNGPENAAVRLIQRSPVTQFTDVLSGTIQADERLAREDFIIHRRDGLFAYNLAVVVDDHFQGVTEIVRGADLVEPTVRQISLYQQFGWTVPDYIHLPLAVNEQGNKLSKQNHAPALPDGDPRPVLIDALRFLNQNVTQEWQDLSLDELLKTAIADWALMAVPKIQHSQMRCAEL
- the pcnB gene encoding polynucleotide adenylyltransferase PcnB, which produces MFTRVANFCRKVLSREESMANDAIAQPHMSVIPREQHNISRKDISENALKVLYRLNKAGYEAYLVGGGVRDLLLGKKPKDFDVTTSATPEQVRKLFRNCRLVGRRFRLAHVMFGPEIIEVATFRGHHEAGVNDRTTSQRGQNGMLLRDNIFGSIEEDAQRRDFTINSLYYSVADFTVRDYVGGMQDLKDGLIRLIGTPETRYREDPVRMLRAVRFAAKLNMRISPETAEPIPRLATLINDVPPARLFEESLKLLQAGYGFETYNLLREYNLFQPLFPTITRYFTENGDSAMERMIAQVLKNTDTRIHNDMRVNPAFLFAAMFWYPLLETAQRITQESGLAYYDAFALAANDVLDEGCRTLAIPKRITTLVRDIWQLQLRMSRRQGKRAWKLMEHPKFRAAFDLLSLRAEVERNQELQRLAQWWGEFQVSAPPEQKDMLTDLDDEPAPRRRHRRPRKRAPRREGTA
- the folK gene encoding 2-amino-4-hydroxy-6-hydroxymethyldihydropteridine diphosphokinase codes for the protein MTLAYIAIGSNLASPLEQVNAAVQALGEIPQSRIVALSSFYRTPPLGPQDQPDYLNAAVVLETTLDAETLLDNTQRIELQQGRVRKAERWGPRTLDLDIMLFGHEVINTERLTVPHYDMKNRGFMLWPLFEVAPDLTFPDGASLQAVLQNLNADKPARW